The Coffea arabica cultivar ET-39 chromosome 1e, Coffea Arabica ET-39 HiFi, whole genome shotgun sequence genome has a window encoding:
- the LOC113737865 gene encoding putative F-box protein At1g67623, whose translation MANEQKESSRTSILSLPTEVLSEVLVRVASSSSTDLFRAKLCCKLFYEVSEADNIYQRVSLDKFEIVPWQKNDKLSRFLKKCRESKNPEALYRKGMVDYFTDKHKDSALECLEEAANSGHADAAYALGIIYIFFGGDELKRQGILLLSGMKKSRILKGRVKLCRENLRALLRMIWVKNPMFLNPTLICCAMTHDKKTSSWPMDADDVEESTCEGCACDEEIGAICAALPYR comes from the exons ATGGCCAACGAACAAAAAGAGAGTTCAAGAACCTCCATTCTCTCCCTTCCGACCGAGGTGCTATCCGAGGTGCTTGTACGTGTCGCATCTTCTTCATCCACTGATCTTTTTCGGGCAAAACTATG CTGTAAGTTGTTTTACGAAGTTTCGGAGGCAGACAACATTTACCAGCGGGTGTCACTCGACAAGTTTGAAATCGTTCCGTGGCAAAAAAATGACAAACTGTCGAGGTTCTTGAAGAAGTGTAGAGAAAGCAAAAATCCAGAAGCCTTGTATCGAAAAGGAATG GTTGATTATTTTACGGACAAGCATAAGGACTCAGCATTGGAATGCCTGGAAGAAGCTGCCAATTCAGGCCATGCCGATGCTGCATATGCGCTGGGAATAATTTACATCTTTTTTGGTGGGGATGAGTTAAAGCGCCAAGGTATTTTACTGCTGAGCGGGATGAAGAAATCCAGAATTCTGAAAGGCAGAGTGAAACTTTGCCGTGAAAATTTGCGAGCGCTACTGAGGATGATATGGGTCAAGAATCCTATGTTTCTAAACCCAACGCTCATTTGTTGTGCCATGACACATGACAAGAAAACATCTTCATGGCCTATGGATGCCGATGACGTGGAGGAGAGTACATGTGAAGGCTGCGCTTGCGATGAAGAAATTGGAGCAATTTGTGCTGCCCTACCTTATCGTTAG